In the genome of Bradyrhizobium arachidis, one region contains:
- a CDS encoding SDR family NAD(P)-dependent oxidoreductase gives MTEVTYSSLAGRVVLITGGASGIGAAFVRAFAAQKARVAFLDIDQDAGKALVREVTAASDSAPLFVPCDLLDIDALRAAIVQVQQVLGDTAVLVNNAANDQRQALAEVTPAEFDWTIGVNLKHVFFAAQAVVPQMQARGGGSIINMSSVAWMRGAPQLPVYAGAKAAIVGFTNSLARSVGPDRIRVNAIAPGMVITERQRRLWYPDEQAIAEIRRTRQAVPDAVTPEDIASMALFLASDESQRITSQCFRVDGGLG, from the coding sequence ATGACTGAAGTCACCTATTCCAGCCTTGCCGGCCGCGTGGTGCTGATCACCGGCGGCGCCAGCGGCATCGGCGCGGCCTTCGTGCGCGCCTTCGCCGCCCAGAAAGCCCGTGTTGCCTTCCTTGACATCGATCAGGATGCGGGCAAGGCGTTGGTACGAGAAGTGACCGCCGCATCCGACAGCGCCCCTCTCTTCGTGCCCTGCGACCTCCTCGATATCGACGCCTTGCGCGCTGCAATCGTGCAGGTTCAACAGGTACTCGGCGACACCGCGGTCCTCGTCAACAACGCCGCCAACGACCAGCGTCAGGCGCTGGCCGAGGTGACGCCGGCCGAGTTCGACTGGACGATCGGGGTCAACCTCAAGCACGTCTTCTTTGCCGCACAGGCCGTGGTGCCGCAGATGCAGGCGCGCGGCGGCGGCTCGATCATCAACATGTCATCGGTGGCGTGGATGCGCGGCGCGCCGCAACTGCCGGTCTATGCCGGGGCGAAGGCGGCGATCGTCGGCTTCACCAATTCGCTGGCGCGGTCCGTCGGCCCCGACCGCATCCGCGTCAACGCGATCGCACCGGGCATGGTGATCACCGAGCGCCAGCGCCGGCTGTGGTATCCGGACGAGCAAGCCATCGCCGAGATTCGCCGCACCCGACAGGCGGTCCCTGACGCGGTGACGCCGGAGGACATCGCGAGCATGGCGCTGTTTCTCGCATCCGACGAGAGCCAGCGGATCACCAGCCAGTGCTTCCGGGTCGATGGTGGCCTGGGTTAG
- the lpxB gene encoding lipid-A-disaccharide synthase, which translates to MMQGRDPKRRIFLIATEESGDRLGSALMKVLRQRLGDGVQFEGVGGRTMAREGLESLFPIEELSIVGFAAVVQQLPKILRLIRQTVDAVVEAAPDALVIIDSPDFTHRVARRVRAKNPAIPVVDYVSPQLWAWRPGRARTMLGYVDHVLGLLPFEPEEYRKLGGPPCSYVGHPLIEQLASLRPNADEQRRRDADPPVLLVLPGSRRSEIRHHLEVFGATLGRLQAEGRAFELMLPTMPHLEATVREGTANWPVKPRIVVGENEKRAVFRLARAALAKSGTVTLELALSGIPMVTAYRVGAMEAFILRRAIRVSSVILANLVIGKDVIPEFLQEDCTPEKLAPALADALTDSPLRREQVEAFAQLDQVMSTGNRSPSVLAADIVLATMRKGRR; encoded by the coding sequence GTGATGCAGGGCCGCGATCCCAAGCGCAGGATCTTCCTGATCGCGACGGAGGAATCCGGCGACAGGCTCGGCAGCGCCCTGATGAAGGTGCTGCGCCAGCGCCTCGGCGATGGCGTGCAGTTCGAAGGCGTCGGCGGCCGCACCATGGCGCGCGAGGGGCTGGAGTCGCTGTTTCCGATCGAGGAGCTGTCGATCGTGGGCTTCGCCGCAGTGGTGCAGCAACTGCCGAAAATCCTGCGGCTGATCCGCCAGACCGTGGACGCCGTGGTGGAGGCCGCGCCGGACGCGCTCGTCATCATCGACAGCCCGGATTTCACCCATCGCGTCGCCCGCCGCGTGCGCGCGAAGAATCCCGCGATCCCGGTGGTCGATTACGTCTCGCCGCAGCTCTGGGCGTGGCGGCCGGGACGGGCGCGGACCATGCTCGGCTATGTCGACCATGTGCTCGGCCTGCTGCCGTTCGAGCCGGAGGAATACCGCAAGCTCGGCGGGCCGCCCTGCAGCTATGTCGGCCATCCCCTGATCGAGCAATTGGCCTCGCTGCGCCCGAATGCCGACGAGCAGCGCCGCCGCGATGCCGACCCGCCAGTGCTGCTGGTGCTGCCCGGCAGCCGCCGCAGCGAGATCCGGCATCATCTCGAGGTGTTTGGCGCAACCCTCGGACGGCTTCAGGCGGAAGGGCGTGCGTTCGAATTGATGCTGCCGACCATGCCGCATCTCGAAGCCACCGTGCGCGAGGGCACCGCGAACTGGCCGGTCAAGCCGCGGATCGTGGTCGGCGAGAACGAGAAGCGCGCAGTCTTCCGTCTGGCGCGTGCGGCGCTGGCAAAGTCGGGAACGGTGACGCTCGAACTCGCGCTGTCGGGCATTCCGATGGTCACGGCGTACCGCGTCGGCGCGATGGAAGCCTTCATCCTGCGCCGCGCGATCCGCGTCTCCTCGGTGATCCTCGCCAACCTCGTGATCGGCAAGGACGTCATTCCGGAGTTCTTGCAGGAGGATTGCACGCCCGAGAAGCTCGCGCCGGCGCTCGCCGACGCACTGACGGACTCGCCGCTGCGCCGGGAGCAGGTCGAAGCCTTTGCGCAGCTTGATCAGGTTATGTCGACCGGCAACAGATCGCCGAGCGTGCTCGCCGCGGACATCGTGCTGGCGACGATGCGGAAGGGCCGGCGCTAA
- a CDS encoding LpxI family protein — translation MTSAASEFSSPVGIVAGGGAMPFAVADSLAARGITPVLFPLRGACDPARVEKFRHRWISVGQLGRAMRLFREEGCRDLIFIGTLVRPSLSEIRFDIKTLRLLGNVIRAFRGGDDHLLSGVGRILEQDGFRMIGIKDVAPDLLMPEGCITRAWPADNAKADIERGRAVLTALGPFDIGQAAVVIDGHVVAVEDIEGTDALLARVARLREEGRIRAATGRGVLVKAPKSGQDLRFDLPTIGPRTIEGVAKAGLAGIAVIAGNTIAAEPQAMIALADAKYLFIIGLTA, via the coding sequence ATGACATCGGCGGCTTCGGAGTTTTCATCGCCGGTCGGAATTGTCGCCGGCGGCGGCGCGATGCCGTTCGCGGTCGCCGACTCGCTCGCCGCGCGCGGCATCACGCCGGTGCTGTTCCCGCTGCGCGGGGCCTGCGATCCAGCGCGGGTGGAGAAATTCCGCCATCGCTGGATCTCGGTCGGCCAGCTCGGCCGCGCCATGCGGCTGTTCCGCGAGGAAGGCTGCCGCGACCTGATCTTCATCGGCACCTTGGTGCGGCCCTCGCTCTCCGAGATCAGGTTCGACATCAAGACGCTGCGTCTGCTCGGCAACGTCATCCGCGCCTTCCGCGGCGGCGACGATCATCTGTTGTCCGGCGTCGGCCGCATCCTCGAGCAGGATGGCTTTCGCATGATCGGCATCAAGGATGTCGCGCCCGATCTGCTGATGCCCGAGGGCTGCATCACCCGCGCCTGGCCGGCCGACAATGCCAAGGCAGACATCGAGCGCGGCCGCGCGGTGCTGACCGCGCTCGGCCCGTTCGACATCGGTCAGGCTGCGGTGGTGATCGACGGCCATGTGGTGGCGGTCGAGGACATCGAGGGCACCGACGCGCTGCTGGCGCGCGTCGCACGCCTGCGCGAGGAGGGGCGGATCCGCGCCGCCACGGGCCGCGGCGTGCTGGTGAAGGCGCCGAAGAGCGGCCAGGATCTGCGCTTCGACCTGCCGACGATCGGCCCGCGCACCATCGAAGGTGTCGCCAAGGCCGGCCTTGCCGGCATCGCCGTCATCGCCGGCAACACCATCGCCGCCGAGCCGCAGGCGATGATCGCGCTCGCCGACGCAAAGTATCTCTTCATCATCGGGCTGACAGCGTGA
- the lpxA gene encoding acyl-ACP--UDP-N-acetylglucosamine O-acyltransferase: MSKIDPTARVADGAVVGPGTEIGPYCIIGPHAVIGANCKLIGQVTVIGHTSVGDNCVISPSAVLGGAPQDLSYKGEPTTLEIGSGNTIREGATMNVGTVKGGGKTRVGNDGYFMNNSHVGHDCIVGNNAIFATSATLGGHCEIGDAVYIGGLSAVHQFTRIGSYVMVGGLSGVRDDIIPYGLANGQYAVLESLNLIGMKRRKFTKQRLAAVRAFYQKLFYGPGTFAARLEAARPLASEDPAIAEILDFIGKGKRPLCLPAIAK, translated from the coding sequence ATGAGCAAGATTGATCCCACCGCTCGCGTGGCGGACGGCGCCGTGGTCGGCCCGGGCACCGAGATCGGGCCCTATTGCATCATCGGCCCGCATGCCGTGATCGGCGCGAATTGCAAGCTGATCGGGCAGGTCACGGTCATCGGCCATACCTCGGTCGGCGACAATTGCGTGATCTCGCCGTCCGCGGTACTCGGCGGCGCGCCGCAGGACCTCAGCTACAAGGGCGAGCCGACCACGCTCGAGATCGGCTCCGGCAACACCATCCGCGAAGGCGCGACGATGAACGTCGGCACCGTCAAGGGCGGGGGGAAGACGCGCGTCGGCAACGACGGCTACTTCATGAACAACAGCCATGTCGGCCATGACTGCATCGTCGGCAACAACGCGATCTTCGCGACGTCGGCGACGCTCGGCGGGCACTGCGAGATCGGCGACGCCGTCTATATCGGCGGCCTCTCGGCGGTGCATCAGTTCACGCGCATCGGCTCCTATGTGATGGTCGGCGGCCTCTCGGGCGTGCGCGACGACATCATCCCGTACGGATTGGCCAACGGGCAGTATGCGGTGCTGGAGAGCCTCAACCTGATCGGCATGAAGCGGCGCAAATTCACCAAGCAGCGGCTTGCCGCCGTGCGTGCGTTCTACCAAAAGCTTTTCTACGGCCCCGGCACCTTCGCCGCGCGGCTGGAGGCGGCGCGACCGCTCGCGAGCGAAGATCCGGCCATTGCCGAAATCCTCGACTTCATCGGCAAGGGCAAGCGCCCGCTCTGTCTTCCCGCCATCGCAAAGTGA
- the fabZ gene encoding 3-hydroxyacyl-ACP dehydratase FabZ: protein MTEESPVKFELVDINAILQTLPHRFPMLLIDRVINIRADYSGIGIKNVTFNEPAFQGHFPERPVYPGVMMIEAMAQTAGVIGIKSVEGTEKPRAVYFLTIDKCKFRKPVLPGDTIEYHMRSLGRRKTMWWFHGDAKVNDQVVAEADVGAMLTD from the coding sequence ATGACGGAGGAATCACCTGTTAAGTTCGAGCTGGTGGACATCAACGCGATCCTCCAGACGCTGCCGCACCGTTTTCCGATGCTGCTGATCGACCGCGTCATCAACATCCGCGCCGATTACAGCGGCATCGGCATCAAGAACGTCACGTTCAACGAGCCGGCCTTCCAGGGGCACTTCCCCGAGCGCCCGGTCTATCCCGGCGTCATGATGATCGAGGCGATGGCGCAGACCGCGGGCGTGATCGGCATCAAGTCGGTGGAAGGCACCGAGAAGCCGCGCGCGGTCTATTTCCTCACCATCGACAAGTGCAAATTCCGCAAGCCGGTGTTGCCTGGCGACACCATCGAATATCACATGCGCTCGCTCGGCCGCCGCAAGACGATGTGGTGGTTTCACGGCGACGCCAAGGTCAACGACCAGGTCGTTGCGGAAGCCGACGTCGGCGCCATGCTGACGGATTGA
- the lpxD gene encoding UDP-3-O-(3-hydroxymyristoyl)glucosamine N-acyltransferase, translating to MAQPTFFTKPPATALADVATLTKAQLVDPGRGGQIITGLASLDEAGPMHLAFFDNLKYADQLKATKAGACLVSPRFEAQVPAHVAVLRAAQPFRAFVKIAREWHSEALRPQSWTGNAGIAPSAIIDPTARLEDGVIVDPLAVIGPDVEIGSGTLVGVGAVIGPGVKIGRDCNVGARTAIQCALIGNNVLIHPGCSIGQDGYGFIFFGPEGHLKVPQTGRVLIQNDVEVGANTTIDRGSLRDTVIGEGTKIDNQVQIGHNVTIGRHCLLAAQIGLAGSLTIGDNVALGAKVGINNHLKIGDGAQVTAMSAVKDDIPPGGRWGGHFAKPTKQWFKEIIAVERLVRDSKADPKDEGRE from the coding sequence ATGGCGCAGCCGACCTTCTTCACAAAACCGCCTGCTACAGCACTGGCCGATGTCGCCACGCTGACCAAGGCGCAGCTTGTCGACCCCGGCAGGGGCGGCCAGATCATCACAGGCCTCGCTTCGCTAGACGAAGCCGGCCCGATGCATCTGGCGTTCTTCGACAACCTCAAATATGCCGACCAGCTCAAGGCGACCAAGGCCGGCGCCTGCCTCGTCAGCCCGCGTTTCGAGGCCCAGGTGCCCGCGCATGTGGCCGTGCTGCGGGCGGCGCAGCCGTTCCGCGCCTTCGTCAAGATCGCCCGGGAATGGCACAGCGAGGCGCTACGGCCGCAATCCTGGACCGGCAATGCCGGAATCGCGCCCTCCGCCATCATCGACCCCACGGCGCGGCTTGAGGACGGCGTGATCGTCGATCCCCTGGCCGTGATCGGCCCCGACGTGGAAATCGGCAGCGGCACGCTGGTCGGCGTCGGCGCCGTGATCGGCCCGGGCGTCAAGATCGGCCGGGACTGCAATGTCGGCGCCCGCACCGCCATCCAGTGCGCCCTGATCGGCAACAACGTGCTGATCCACCCGGGCTGCTCGATCGGCCAGGACGGCTACGGCTTCATCTTCTTCGGCCCGGAAGGCCATCTGAAGGTGCCGCAGACCGGTCGGGTGCTGATCCAGAACGACGTCGAGGTCGGTGCAAATACCACGATCGACCGCGGCTCCTTGCGGGACACCGTGATCGGCGAGGGGACCAAAATCGACAATCAGGTCCAGATCGGCCACAATGTGACGATTGGCCGGCACTGCCTGCTGGCAGCCCAGATCGGGCTGGCCGGCAGCCTGACCATCGGCGACAACGTGGCGCTGGGAGCGAAGGTTGGCATCAACAACCACCTCAAGATCGGCGACGGGGCGCAGGTAACAGCCATGAGCGCCGTCAAGGACGACATCCCACCGGGCGGGCGTTGGGGCGGGCATTTCGCCAAGCCGACCAAACAGTGGTTCAAGGAGATCATCGCGGTGGAGCGCCTGGTACGCGACAGCAAGGCCGATCCGAAAGACGAGGGACGGGAATGA
- the bamA gene encoding outer membrane protein assembly factor BamA, with product MKFGLRLRGGLLATLIMFGAPVVAPVGAVFVSSSALAQTVQSISVEGNRRVEVETIRSYFKPGPGGRLDQGAIDDGLKALIETGLFQDVRINRGAGGQIIVSVVENPVIGRIAFEGNKKIKDEQLTAEVQSKARGTFSRAMVQSDTLRIAEIYRRSGRYDVRVTPEIIEQPNNRVDLIFTIDEGAKTGVKSIEFVGNNAFSSYRLRDVIKTRESNLLSFLASGDIYDPDRVEADRDLIRRFYLKNGFADVQVVAALTEYDPEKKGFNVTFKIEEGSQYRVGAVDFRSSIPNFDPTSMRAYSRVNVGSLYNVESVEKSVEEMQIEASRRGYAFAVVRPGGDRNFEAHTVSVVFNIDEGPRTYIERINLRGNTRTRDYVIRREFDISEGDAYNRALVDRAERRLKNLDYFKSVKITTEPGSSSDRVILIVDMEEKSTGDFSISGGYSTTDGALAEVSISERNLLGRGLFAKASVTYGQYARGYSLSFVEPYLLDYRVALGLDLYQRQQLSNSYISYGTKTLGFSPRLGFSLREDLALQLRYSIYQQEISLPGYLANCNNIQFLPDGTPNPAFNPSPAFSNATGIPLAASTNGLGCYSDGEASLPVRKELAGGKTLTSALGYSLTYNTLDNNKNPTDGLLIDFRQDFAGVGGDVSYLKSVIDAKYYAPLVSDVVGLVHVQSGMLNKIGNNDLRMLDHFQMGPNLVRGFAPNGIGPRDINPFDTQDALGGTKYWGASLELQMPFWFLPKEVGLKGAVYADAGGLYDYKGPTTWSVTGETTTPANSNCIPSTTNPVSAGTCTGLIYDDSKVIRSSVGVGLIWQSPFGPLRFDYAVPLSKGKYDRTQEFRFGGGTTF from the coding sequence ATGAAGTTTGGACTGCGACTCCGGGGGGGCTTGCTCGCAACCCTAATCATGTTCGGCGCGCCGGTGGTTGCCCCGGTCGGGGCTGTTTTCGTGTCTTCGTCTGCGCTCGCTCAGACCGTTCAGTCGATTTCCGTCGAAGGGAATCGCCGTGTCGAGGTGGAGACGATCCGCTCCTATTTCAAGCCGGGTCCGGGCGGTCGCCTGGATCAGGGCGCCATCGACGACGGCCTCAAGGCTCTGATCGAGACCGGCCTGTTCCAGGACGTCAGGATCAACCGCGGCGCCGGTGGCCAGATCATCGTTTCCGTTGTGGAAAACCCGGTGATCGGCCGCATCGCCTTCGAGGGCAACAAGAAGATCAAGGACGAGCAGCTCACCGCCGAGGTTCAGTCCAAGGCGCGCGGCACCTTCTCCCGCGCCATGGTGCAGTCCGATACGCTGCGAATCGCCGAGATCTATCGCCGGTCCGGCCGCTACGACGTGCGCGTCACGCCTGAAATCATCGAGCAGCCGAACAACCGCGTCGACCTGATCTTCACGATCGACGAGGGCGCCAAGACCGGCGTCAAGTCGATCGAGTTCGTCGGCAATAACGCGTTCTCGTCCTATCGCCTCCGCGACGTCATCAAGACCCGCGAATCGAATCTGCTGAGCTTCCTCGCCAGCGGCGACATCTACGATCCCGATCGCGTCGAAGCCGACCGCGACCTGATTCGCCGCTTCTATCTCAAGAACGGCTTTGCCGACGTGCAGGTCGTGGCCGCGCTCACCGAATACGATCCGGAGAAGAAGGGCTTCAACGTCACCTTCAAGATCGAGGAAGGCTCGCAATATCGCGTCGGCGCGGTCGATTTCCGCTCCAGCATTCCGAACTTCGATCCCACCTCGATGCGCGCCTATTCGCGCGTCAATGTCGGCTCGCTCTACAACGTCGAATCGGTCGAGAAATCGGTCGAGGAAATGCAGATCGAGGCCTCGCGCCGCGGCTACGCCTTCGCCGTGGTCCGTCCCGGCGGCGACCGCAATTTCGAGGCGCACACCGTCTCCGTCGTGTTCAACATCGACGAGGGCCCGCGCACCTACATCGAGCGCATCAATCTGCGCGGCAACACCCGTACGCGCGACTATGTCATCCGCCGCGAGTTCGACATCTCCGAGGGCGATGCCTACAACCGCGCCCTGGTCGACCGCGCCGAGCGGCGCCTGAAGAACCTCGACTACTTCAAGAGCGTGAAGATCACGACGGAGCCCGGCTCGTCGAGCGACCGCGTCATCCTGATCGTCGACATGGAAGAGAAATCGACCGGCGACTTCTCGATCTCGGGCGGCTACTCCACCACCGACGGCGCGCTGGCCGAAGTCTCGATCTCCGAGCGCAACCTGCTCGGCCGCGGCCTGTTCGCCAAGGCGTCGGTGACCTATGGCCAGTATGCCCGCGGCTACTCGCTGTCGTTCGTCGAGCCGTATCTGCTCGACTACCGCGTCGCGCTCGGCCTCGACCTCTATCAGCGCCAGCAGCTGTCCAACAGCTACATCTCCTACGGCACCAAGACGCTCGGCTTCTCGCCGCGCCTCGGCTTCTCCTTGCGTGAAGATCTCGCGCTCCAGCTGCGCTACTCGATCTACCAGCAGGAAATCTCGCTGCCGGGCTACCTTGCGAACTGTAACAACATCCAGTTCCTGCCGGATGGGACGCCGAATCCGGCCTTCAACCCGAGCCCGGCCTTCTCCAACGCAACTGGTATCCCCCTTGCCGCTTCGACCAACGGCCTCGGCTGCTACAGCGACGGCGAAGCCTCGCTGCCGGTCCGCAAGGAGCTTGCTGGTGGCAAGACCCTGACGTCGGCGCTCGGCTACTCGCTGACCTACAACACGCTGGACAACAACAAGAACCCGACCGACGGTCTGCTCATCGACTTCCGTCAGGACTTCGCCGGCGTCGGCGGCGACGTCTCCTACCTGAAGTCCGTGATCGATGCGAAGTACTACGCTCCGCTGGTGTCCGACGTCGTCGGCCTCGTGCACGTGCAGAGCGGCATGCTGAACAAGATCGGCAACAACGATCTGCGCATGCTCGATCACTTCCAGATGGGCCCGAACCTCGTCCGCGGCTTCGCCCCGAACGGCATCGGTCCGCGCGACATCAATCCGTTCGACACGCAGGACGCGCTCGGCGGCACCAAGTACTGGGGCGCTTCGCTCGAATTGCAGATGCCGTTCTGGTTCCTGCCGAAGGAAGTGGGTCTGAAGGGTGCGGTCTATGCCGATGCCGGCGGTCTGTATGACTACAAGGGACCGACGACGTGGAGCGTGACCGGCGAAACGACCACGCCAGCCAACTCGAACTGCATCCCCTCGACCACCAATCCGGTGAGCGCGGGAACCTGTACCGGCCTGATCTATGACGACAGCAAGGTGATCCGCTCGTCGGTCGGTGTCGGTCTGATCTGGCAGTCGCCGTTCGGTCCGCTGCGCTTCGACTACGCCGTGCCGCTCAGCAAGGGCAAGTACGACCGTACCCAGGAGTTCCGGTTCGGCGGCGGTACCACGTTCTAA
- the rseP gene encoding RIP metalloprotease RseP translates to MIDFFVHSFNALSHGLLGYVVPFLFVLTIVVFFHELGHFLVARWAGVRVLTFSLGFGPELVGFNDRHGTRWKISAIPLGGYVKFFGDESEASTPSAETLAAMTEEERAGSFHHKKVGPRAAIVAAGPIANFILGALIFAGMALYYGKPSTIARVDGVVAEGAAAAAGFKIGDVVVQIDGKPIESFADMQRIVAMNAGSALAFQVKRDGAIVSLTATPALLERKDPFGNSHRVGVLGVEHKSQAGEASTAPVGVGEALKIGVEQVWFIITSTFKFLGSLFVGQGNPNEVSGVLGIAKMSGQAASAGFQFVINLCAVLSVSIGLLNLFPIPLLDGGHLMFYAAEVVRGRPLSERTQEMGFRIGLGLVLMLMVFATYNDILRMAAS, encoded by the coding sequence ATGATCGACTTTTTCGTCCATAGTTTCAATGCCTTGAGCCATGGGCTTCTCGGTTACGTGGTTCCCTTCCTGTTCGTCCTGACCATCGTCGTGTTCTTTCACGAGCTCGGCCATTTCCTGGTCGCGCGCTGGGCAGGCGTTCGCGTGTTGACCTTCTCGCTCGGTTTCGGACCTGAGCTGGTCGGTTTCAACGATCGCCACGGCACCCGCTGGAAGATCTCGGCGATCCCGCTCGGCGGCTACGTCAAGTTTTTCGGCGATGAGAGCGAGGCCTCGACCCCGTCGGCCGAGACGCTCGCGGCCATGACCGAGGAGGAGCGCGCCGGCAGCTTCCACCACAAGAAGGTCGGCCCGCGCGCCGCCATCGTCGCGGCCGGCCCGATCGCCAATTTCATCCTGGGCGCGCTGATCTTCGCCGGCATGGCGCTGTATTACGGCAAGCCGAGCACGATCGCGCGCGTCGACGGCGTCGTTGCGGAAGGTGCGGCGGCCGCGGCCGGCTTCAAGATCGGCGACGTTGTCGTCCAGATCGACGGCAAGCCGATCGAGAGCTTCGCCGACATGCAGCGAATCGTTGCGATGAACGCTGGTTCTGCGCTTGCGTTCCAGGTGAAGCGGGACGGCGCCATCGTGTCGCTGACCGCCACCCCCGCACTGCTCGAGCGCAAGGATCCCTTCGGCAATAGTCACCGCGTCGGCGTGCTCGGCGTCGAGCACAAGTCACAGGCCGGCGAGGCCTCGACCGCCCCGGTCGGTGTCGGCGAAGCGCTCAAGATCGGCGTCGAGCAGGTCTGGTTCATCATCACCAGCACCTTCAAGTTCCTGGGCTCGCTGTTCGTCGGGCAGGGCAATCCCAACGAGGTCAGCGGCGTCCTGGGAATCGCGAAGATGTCGGGGCAGGCGGCCAGCGCCGGGTTCCAGTTCGTGATCAACCTCTGCGCGGTGCTGTCGGTGTCGATCGGTCTGCTGAATCTGTTCCCGATTCCGCTGCTCGATGGCGGTCACCTTATGTTCTATGCGGCCGAAGTGGTGCGCGGCAGGCCCTTGTCCGAGCGGACTCAGGAGATGGGGTTCCGAATCGGCCTCGGTTTGGTGCTGATGCTGATGGTGTTTGCGACCTACAACGACATCCTTCGGATGGCGGCTTCCTGA
- the dxr gene encoding 1-deoxy-D-xylulose-5-phosphate reductoisomerase: MSAVPLRNNRLAASDVRSVTVLGATGSIGDSTMDLLRASPERYRVEALTANGNVAALAKLAKEFSARYVAIADTSKLAELKAALAGTSTECGAGESAVIEAGARPADWVMAAVSGAAGLKPALAAVDRGAHVALANKECLVCAGDFFMQRAAKAGACILPADSEHNALFQALASGNRDELVRVIITASGGPFRTWKAADIEQATLEQALKHPNWSMGQKITIDSASMMNKGLEVIEASYLFALSPDEIDVLVHPQSIIHGMVEFSDRSVMAQLGAPDMRTPIAHCLGWPDRIKGPAAKLDLAKIGQLTFEAPDFERFPGLRLAFDSLRTGKGATTVYNAANEVAVAAFIAGKIRFGAIARLVEATLDDWIRGGNQAPMTSADDAISVDHVARNRAAALLPQIALKAS; encoded by the coding sequence GTAACAACAGGCTTGCTGCGTCCGACGTCCGCAGCGTCACGGTTCTCGGCGCCACCGGCTCGATCGGCGACAGCACGATGGATTTGCTGCGCGCCTCGCCCGAGCGCTACCGCGTCGAGGCCCTGACCGCGAACGGCAATGTCGCGGCGCTGGCCAAGCTCGCGAAGGAATTCTCCGCGCGCTACGTCGCGATCGCCGACACCTCCAAGCTCGCCGAGCTCAAGGCCGCGCTCGCCGGCACCAGCACCGAATGCGGCGCCGGCGAAAGCGCCGTGATCGAGGCCGGTGCGCGTCCGGCCGATTGGGTCATGGCCGCGGTCAGCGGCGCCGCCGGATTGAAGCCGGCTCTGGCCGCGGTCGATCGCGGCGCCCATGTCGCGCTCGCCAACAAGGAATGTCTGGTTTGCGCCGGCGACTTCTTCATGCAGCGCGCGGCGAAAGCGGGCGCCTGCATCCTGCCGGCCGATTCCGAGCACAACGCGCTGTTTCAGGCCTTGGCATCGGGCAATCGTGACGAGCTGGTCCGCGTCATCATCACGGCGTCGGGCGGCCCGTTCCGCACCTGGAAGGCGGCCGACATCGAGCAGGCGACGCTCGAGCAGGCCCTGAAGCATCCGAACTGGAGCATGGGCCAGAAGATCACGATCGACTCGGCCTCGATGATGAACAAGGGCCTCGAGGTGATCGAGGCGTCCTATCTGTTCGCGCTCTCGCCCGACGAGATCGATGTTCTCGTGCATCCGCAGTCGATCATTCACGGCATGGTCGAATTCTCCGACCGCTCGGTGATGGCCCAGCTCGGCGCGCCCGACATGCGCACACCGATCGCGCACTGCCTCGGCTGGCCCGACCGGATCAAGGGACCCGCGGCGAAGCTGGACCTCGCCAAGATTGGCCAGCTGACCTTCGAGGCGCCGGACTTCGAGCGCTTCCCCGGATTACGGCTGGCCTTCGATTCGCTCCGGACCGGGAAGGGGGCGACCACCGTCTACAACGCCGCCAACGAGGTCGCGGTCGCCGCTTTCATCGCCGGCAAGATCCGGTTCGGCGCGATTGCGCGGCTGGTGGAGGCGACGCTCGATGACTGGATCCGCGGCGGCAACCAGGCGCCGATGACCTCCGCGGATGATGCAATCTCTGTTGACCATGTTGCTCGAAATAGAGCTGCCGCCCTATTGCCTCAAATTGCCTTAAAGGCATCCTAG